In Haematobia irritans isolate KBUSLIRL chromosome 1, ASM5000362v1, whole genome shotgun sequence, a genomic segment contains:
- the ball gene encoding nucleosomal histone kinase 1 isoform X2, with protein MPKPAAKKAPGGGAKKGAPGAKKSKLYNMPEKVNEGTILKDLTKTEWKIGPSIGSGGFGDIYTATKKGENKYDYVVKCEPHDNGPLFVEMHFYMRNAKLDDIRKFQKEHHLKSLGMPYMVGNGSVEINGIKHRFIVMPRYGSDVAKHFLNNGRRLPQGTCYRLAMQMIDVYRFIHGCGYVHADLKAANILLGFGPKQQHQAYLVDFGLSSRYTTSDFKPDPKKMHNGTIEYTSRDAHLGVPTMRADLEILGYNLIEWFGVELPWVRDKLLANPNKVQKSKEDFMSDVSTNLKKLFPKGVPEAILLYMKYVAKMEYNEVPDYDKCNKIFENALKVLRVPNTGDLDFKLKGIDSDDGPSTSKAKNIAAKGKVKKPIDESEDEIINASDDDDKDVIFQTKRLIKKEPNVKSTTEKYTPKSTPKRMAAKGTPKDTPKLSPVKSNTSLKRKSLNLSNATLSPSPIKKSKLNGSLAGSNSKRRSPLKRTSPGNNSSTSSPRIRQRTPLNTKASIRMSPAITMSSSRSGKTIINDRLTPNKKPTKTYEFNFELDEHTSTSRSTPSGKTSSSTPVTRVNVRKVGNSDDVSSPRTPAVTVKKSRRIHQSP; from the exons ATGCCTAAACCGGCCGCTAAAAAAGCTCCGGGAGGAGGCGCCAAAAAAGGCGCACCAGGAGCAAAGAAATCCAAATTGTACAATATGCCAGAAAAAGTTAATGAAGGAACGATCCTGAAAGATTTGACGAAGACCGAATGGAAGATAGGGCCATCGATTGGAAGTGGAGGCTTTGGAGATATCTATACTGCAACTAAAAAGGGGGAGAACAAATACGATTATGTTGTGAAATGT GAACCCCATGATAATGGACCCTTGTTTGTGGAAATGCATTTCTATATGAGAAATGCAAAATTAGATGACATACGGAAATTTCAAAAAGAGCATCACCTCAAAAGCTTAGGTATGCCGTACATGGTTGGCAATGGGTCCGTTGAAATTAATGGTATTAAACATAGATTCATTGTCATGCCACGTTACGGATCGGATGTGGCCAAGCATTTTCTTAATAATGGTCGACGGCTTCCACAGGGTACCTGCTATCGTTTGGCAATGCAAATGATTGACGTTTATAGATTTATTCATGGTTGTGGTTACGTGCACGCAGATTTGAAAGCAGCTAATATTCTATTGGGCTTCGGACCCAAACAACAACATCAGGCATATCTGGTGGACTTTGGTCTATCCTCACGTTACACCACAAGCGATTTCAAACCCGATCCTAAAAAGATGCACAATGGAACCATAGAATATACATCTCGCGACGCGCATTTGGGTGTGCCCACTATGAGAGCAGATTTGGAAATTTTGGGCTATAATCTCATCGAGTGGTTTGGGGTTGAATTGCCTTGGGTTAGAGACAAGCTGCTGGCAAATCCAAATAAAGTACAAAAGTCCAAAGAAGACTTTATGTCGGACGTAtccacaaatttgaagaaactatTCCCTAAAGGCGTTCCAGAGGCTATTCtactttatatgaaatatgttgCCAAAATGGAATACAATGAAGTACCGGATTACGACAAATgcaacaaaatatttgaaaatgccTTGAAAGTGTTACGTGTTCCCAACACAGGAGACTTGGATTTTAAATTGAAGGGAATAGATAGTGATGATGGACCTTcaacaagcaaagccaaaaataTAGCTGCTAAGGGAAAAGTTAAAAAACCAATCGATGAGTCAGAAGATGAGATTATTAATGCTAGTGATGATGACGATAAAGATGTAATCTTTCAAACTAAACGTCTGATTAAAAAAGAACCAAACGTAAAATCAACTACAGAAAAATACACACCGAAATCAACTCCGAAACGAATGGCTGCCAAGGGCACACCAAAAGATACTCCCAAATTGTCACCAGTAAAAAGTAATACCTCACTAAAGAGGAAATCTTTAAATCTCTCCAATGCTACACTTTCGCCATccccaattaaaaaatcaaaattgaatgGTTCTTTGGCAGGATCAAACTCTAAAAGAAGGTCACCTTTGAAACGCACATCACCGGGCAACAATTCATCTACCTCTTCACCAAGAATTAGACAGCGGACACCATTGAATACCAAGGCAAGTATTCGTATGTCACCCGCCATTACCATGTCCTCATCACGGTCGGGCAAAACCATAATCAATGACAGACTAACACCAAATAAGAAGCCCACAAAAACATATGAATTCAACTTCGAATTAGAT GAACATACTAGCACATCAAGGTCTACACCCTCTGGCAAAACATCTAGTTCAACGCCTGTAACTAGAGTAAATGTTCGCAAAGTTGGAAACAGTGATGATGTTAGCAGTCCTCGCACTCCCGCTGTTACAGTTAAAAAATCTCGTCGAATTCATCAGTCACCGTGA
- the ball gene encoding nucleosomal histone kinase 1 isoform X1 has product MPKPAAKKAPGGGAKKGAPGAKKSKLYNMPEKVNEGTILKDLTKTEWKIGPSIGSGGFGDIYTATKKGENKYDYVVKCEPHDNGPLFVEMHFYMRNAKLDDIRKFQKEHHLKSLGMPYMVGNGSVEINGIKHRFIVMPRYGSDVAKHFLNNGRRLPQGTCYRLAMQMIDVYRFIHGCGYVHADLKAANILLGFGPKQQHQAYLVDFGLSSRYTTSDFKPDPKKMHNGTIEYTSRDAHLGVPTMRADLEILGYNLIEWFGVELPWVRDKLLANPNKVQKSKEDFMSDVSTNLKKLFPKGVPEAILLYMKYVAKMEYNEVPDYDKCNKIFENALKVLRVPNTGDLDFKLKGIDSDDGPSTSKAKNIAAKGKVKKPIDESEDEIINASDDDDKDVIFQTKRLIKKEPNVKSTTEKYTPKSTPKRMAAKGTPKDTPKLSPVKSNTSLKRKSLNLSNATLSPSPIKKSKLNGSLAGSNSKRRSPLKRTSPGNNSSTSSPRIRQRTPLNTKASIRMSPAITMSSSRSGKTIINDRLTPNKKPTKTYEFNFELDVSMDANVIVNVKRKKKPLQPSQEHTSTSRSTPSGKTSSSTPVTRVNVRKVGNSDDVSSPRTPAVTVKKSRRIHQSP; this is encoded by the exons ATGCCTAAACCGGCCGCTAAAAAAGCTCCGGGAGGAGGCGCCAAAAAAGGCGCACCAGGAGCAAAGAAATCCAAATTGTACAATATGCCAGAAAAAGTTAATGAAGGAACGATCCTGAAAGATTTGACGAAGACCGAATGGAAGATAGGGCCATCGATTGGAAGTGGAGGCTTTGGAGATATCTATACTGCAACTAAAAAGGGGGAGAACAAATACGATTATGTTGTGAAATGT GAACCCCATGATAATGGACCCTTGTTTGTGGAAATGCATTTCTATATGAGAAATGCAAAATTAGATGACATACGGAAATTTCAAAAAGAGCATCACCTCAAAAGCTTAGGTATGCCGTACATGGTTGGCAATGGGTCCGTTGAAATTAATGGTATTAAACATAGATTCATTGTCATGCCACGTTACGGATCGGATGTGGCCAAGCATTTTCTTAATAATGGTCGACGGCTTCCACAGGGTACCTGCTATCGTTTGGCAATGCAAATGATTGACGTTTATAGATTTATTCATGGTTGTGGTTACGTGCACGCAGATTTGAAAGCAGCTAATATTCTATTGGGCTTCGGACCCAAACAACAACATCAGGCATATCTGGTGGACTTTGGTCTATCCTCACGTTACACCACAAGCGATTTCAAACCCGATCCTAAAAAGATGCACAATGGAACCATAGAATATACATCTCGCGACGCGCATTTGGGTGTGCCCACTATGAGAGCAGATTTGGAAATTTTGGGCTATAATCTCATCGAGTGGTTTGGGGTTGAATTGCCTTGGGTTAGAGACAAGCTGCTGGCAAATCCAAATAAAGTACAAAAGTCCAAAGAAGACTTTATGTCGGACGTAtccacaaatttgaagaaactatTCCCTAAAGGCGTTCCAGAGGCTATTCtactttatatgaaatatgttgCCAAAATGGAATACAATGAAGTACCGGATTACGACAAATgcaacaaaatatttgaaaatgccTTGAAAGTGTTACGTGTTCCCAACACAGGAGACTTGGATTTTAAATTGAAGGGAATAGATAGTGATGATGGACCTTcaacaagcaaagccaaaaataTAGCTGCTAAGGGAAAAGTTAAAAAACCAATCGATGAGTCAGAAGATGAGATTATTAATGCTAGTGATGATGACGATAAAGATGTAATCTTTCAAACTAAACGTCTGATTAAAAAAGAACCAAACGTAAAATCAACTACAGAAAAATACACACCGAAATCAACTCCGAAACGAATGGCTGCCAAGGGCACACCAAAAGATACTCCCAAATTGTCACCAGTAAAAAGTAATACCTCACTAAAGAGGAAATCTTTAAATCTCTCCAATGCTACACTTTCGCCATccccaattaaaaaatcaaaattgaatgGTTCTTTGGCAGGATCAAACTCTAAAAGAAGGTCACCTTTGAAACGCACATCACCGGGCAACAATTCATCTACCTCTTCACCAAGAATTAGACAGCGGACACCATTGAATACCAAGGCAAGTATTCGTATGTCACCCGCCATTACCATGTCCTCATCACGGTCGGGCAAAACCATAATCAATGACAGACTAACACCAAATAAGAAGCCCACAAAAACATATGAATTCAACTTCGAATTAGATGTAAGTATGGACGCCAATGTTATTGTTAATGTGAAGCGTAAGAAGAAGCCATTGCAACCATCGCAGGAACATACTAGCACATCAAGGTCTACACCCTCTGGCAAAACATCTAGTTCAACGCCTGTAACTAGAGTAAATGTTCGCAAAGTTGGAAACAGTGATGATGTTAGCAGTCCTCGCACTCCCGCTGTTACAGTTAAAAAATCTCGTCGAATTCATCAGTCACCGTGA
- the IntS12 gene encoding integrator complex subunit 12, with amino-acid sequence MSSTSELEALLKKAVTLLQSSHASSATELRLLLDEEIKKRYGPEKTLTNNMTKKQLEEEANFPGRSVTPQPQPIETEEVINLVNSPAKTISDDSDDAVSGGGGGGGAMLSTAEDEANLKEFGDLNCYVCGEMMFTATNRLIECSRCGALYHQDCHKPPITDEEASEDQWQCDNCATKPTTSKASGNVVVVPDEPMPLIATSVASIKSKSSATSSRSSSSSNSSSPFYKMEQPSTPAPSKSSAKSHKDERSSVTGASISSKISSSLNAPSSSSSSSSSKKHSSSSSSSSKTKSSKHHDSKRKSSK; translated from the coding sequence aTGTCTTCAACAAGTGAACTTGAAGCTCTTTTAAAGAAGGCGGTAACGCTTTTGCAATCTTCCCATGCCAGTTCTGCCACCGAGTTGCGTTTACTACTCGACGAAGAGATAAAGAAAAGATATGGTCCGGAGAAAACGCTTACAAACAATATGACCAAAAAACAGCTGGAGGAAGAGGCAAATTTCCCGGGTAGATCTGTGACACCTCAACCACAGCCTATTGAAACAGAGGAAGTAATCAATCTTGTTAATTCTCCGGCCAAAACCATATCCGATGATTCTGATGATGCTGTTAGTGGtggaggtggtggtggtggtgccaTGCTATCCACAGCTGAAGACGAAGCCAATTTGAAGGAGTTCGGTGATTTGAATTGTTACGTGTGTGGTGAAATGATGTTCACGGCAACGAATCGATTGATCGAGTGCTCAAGATGTGGGGCATTGTATCATCAAGATTGCCACAAACCACCAATAACTGACGAGGAAGCTTCCGAAGATCAATGGCAATGTGATAATTGTGCCACCAAACCAACAACTAGCAAAGCTAGTGGAAATGTTGTGGTCGTTCCGGACGAGCCTATGCCCCTGATAGCCACCTCTGTGGCTTCCATTAAGTCAAAATCTTCAGCAACTTCGTCAAGATCCTCTTCATCATCCAATTCATCATCGCCTTTCTATAAAATGGAACAACCTTCAACGCCGGCACCTTCAAAGAGTTCAGCAAAGAGTCACAAAGATGAACGATCTTCCGTTACTGGTGCCAGTATTAGCAGTAAAATATCCTCATCGCTGAATGCACCTAGTTCCTCttcgtcatcatcatcctcgAAGAAACATTCGTCGTCATCGTCCTCATCTAgtaaaacaaaatcttctaaacatCACGATAGCAAACGGAAGTCTAGCAAATAA